One segment of Sphingomonas qomolangmaensis DNA contains the following:
- a CDS encoding ExeA family protein — protein MYDEHYGLSGRPFQLTPDPKFWFETATHRKAMAYLGYGLSQGEGFIVITGDPGAGKTTLVGHLMDQIDRERLHVIKIVSTQIDAAELLHLVAAGLNVDTARLSKAHVLASIERALHAIARSGKRTLLVIDEAQSLPVGSLEELRMLSNFQTGGYPLLQIFLLGQPEFRDVLQSAGSLEQLRQRVIAMHHLEPMEAEEVEPYLIHRLQVVGWEGRPDFDADAITALHRWSGGVPRLLNQLAGRVMLYGAIEGIDRFTADDVATVTTDIDCDMADRPGRPGAAPRPIRADIVPPPPTPPPAPTRDGALEARIAELEQRLEEQDAALRRVLTLLVEWVEGDGGRPEQTVLRGTAA, from the coding sequence ATGTACGATGAACATTACGGACTGAGCGGACGGCCCTTCCAGCTGACCCCCGATCCAAAATTCTGGTTCGAGACCGCCACCCACCGCAAGGCGATGGCGTATCTCGGCTATGGCCTGAGCCAGGGCGAAGGCTTCATCGTCATCACCGGCGATCCGGGCGCGGGCAAGACCACGTTGGTCGGCCATCTGATGGACCAGATCGATCGCGAGCGGCTCCACGTCATCAAGATCGTGTCGACCCAGATCGACGCCGCCGAGCTGCTGCATCTCGTCGCCGCCGGGCTCAACGTCGATACCGCGCGATTGTCGAAGGCGCATGTGCTCGCCAGCATCGAGCGCGCGCTCCACGCGATAGCGCGTTCGGGCAAGCGCACGCTGCTGGTTATCGACGAAGCGCAGTCGTTGCCGGTCGGCAGTCTCGAAGAACTGCGGATGCTGTCGAACTTCCAGACGGGCGGTTATCCGCTGCTGCAGATCTTCCTGCTCGGCCAGCCCGAGTTTCGCGACGTTTTGCAGAGCGCGGGCAGCCTCGAGCAGTTGCGCCAGCGGGTGATCGCGATGCACCACCTCGAGCCGATGGAGGCCGAGGAGGTCGAGCCCTATCTGATCCACCGCTTGCAGGTGGTCGGCTGGGAAGGGCGCCCCGACTTCGATGCCGATGCGATCACCGCGCTGCACCGCTGGTCGGGCGGCGTGCCGCGGTTGCTCAACCAGCTTGCGGGCCGGGTGATGCTGTACGGCGCGATCGAGGGGATCGACCGATTCACCGCCGACGACGTCGCGACCGTGACCACCGATATCGACTGCGACATGGCCGACCGCCCGGGCCGCCCCGGCGCCGCGCCGCGCCCGATCCGCGCCGACATCGTGCCGCCGCCTCCCACGCCGCCGCCTGCACCGACGCGCGACGGCGCGCTTGAAGCGCGGATCGCCGAGCTCGAACAGCGGCTCGAGGAACAGGATGCGGCGCTTCGCCGGGTGCTGACGCTGCTGGTCGAGTGGGTCGAGGGTGATGGTGGCCGCCCCGAGCAGACGGTGCTTCGCGGCACCGCCGCCTGA